A single region of the Bacillus cereus genome encodes:
- a CDS encoding GNAT family N-acetyltransferase translates to MSVFVKGKVIHTKRLVMRKPNIEDVDQLYNILKKEAVGQWLAKSRGMSIDETKDYISQLILHWEQYDFGVWLLFKNETDQLLGHCGLRKVNETGETEIMYLLDPEYWRNGYASEATEASIQYATGTMNLKRIIARVKVANENSKKLLRKQGFTYTQDVDHSGRLLSYFELNTSSDEL, encoded by the coding sequence ATGTCTGTATTTGTAAAGGGGAAAGTAATACATACGAAAAGATTGGTGATGAGAAAACCGAATATAGAAGATGTTGATCAATTGTATAACATATTGAAAAAAGAAGCTGTTGGTCAATGGCTTGCTAAATCAAGAGGTATGTCGATAGATGAAACTAAAGATTATATTAGTCAACTTATATTGCATTGGGAACAGTATGATTTTGGTGTATGGCTGTTATTCAAAAATGAAACAGACCAGTTATTAGGACATTGTGGTTTAAGAAAGGTAAATGAAACAGGGGAAACAGAAATTATGTATCTCCTTGATCCAGAGTATTGGAGGAATGGATATGCGTCAGAAGCAACAGAGGCTTCCATTCAATATGCAACAGGGACGATGAATTTAAAAAGAATAATTGCTAGGGTTAAAGTAGCTAATGAGAATTCGAAAAAACTTTTACGCAAGCAAGGCTTTACATATACTCAAGATGTTGATCATAGTGGGCGTTTATTATCATATTTTGAACTCAATACATCATCTGATGAATTATAG